In one Nomascus leucogenys isolate Asia chromosome 13, Asia_NLE_v1, whole genome shotgun sequence genomic region, the following are encoded:
- the SNX5 gene encoding sorting nexin-5, with amino-acid sequence MAAVPELLQQQEEDRSKLRSVSVDLNVDPSLQIDIPDALSERDKVKFTVHTKTTLPTFQSPEFSVTRQHEDFVWLHDTLIETTDYAGLIIPPAPTKPDFDGPREKMQKLGEGEGSMTKEEFAKMKQELEAEYLAVFKKTVSSHEVFLQRLSSHPVLSKDRNFHVFLEYDQDLSVRRKNTKEMFGGFFKSVVKSADEVLFTGVKEVDDFFEQEKNFLINYYNRIKDSCVKADKMTRSHKNVADDYIHTAACLHSLALEEPTVIKKYLLKVAELFEKLRKVEGRVSSDEDLKLTELLRYYMLNIEAAKDLLYRRTKALIDYENSNKALDKARLKSRDVKLAEAHQQECCQKFEQLSESAKEELINFKRKRVAAFRKNLIEMSELEIKHARNNVSLLQSCIDLFKNN; translated from the exons cTGAGATCTGTATCTGTGGACCTGAATGTTGATCCCTCGCTTCAGATTGACATACCTGATGCGCTCAGTGAGAGAGATAAAGTCAAATTTACCGTGCACACAAAG aCCACACTGCCCACGTTTCAGAGCCCAGAGTTTTCTGTTACAAGGCAACATGAAGACTTTGTGTGGCTACATGATACTCTTATTGAAACAACAGACTATGCTGGGCTTATT ATTCCACCTGCTCCTACGAAGCCCGACTTTGATGGTCCTCGAGAGAAGATGCAGAAACTGGGAGAAGGTGAAGGGTCTATGACCAAAGAAGAATTTGCCAAGATGAAACAAGAACTGGAAGC TGAGTATCTCGCTGTTTTTAAGAAGACTGTGTCCTCCCATGAAGTCTTCCTTCAGCGGCTTTCTTCTCACCCTGTTCTCAGTAAAGATCGCAACTTTCATGTTTTCCTGGAATATGATCAGGAT ctaAGTGTTAGGCGGAAAAATACTAAAGAGATGTTTGGTGGCTTCTTCAAAAGTGTGGTGAAAAGCGCTGATGAAGTCCTTTTTACTGGAGTTAAG gAGGTAGATGACTTCTTTGAGCAAGAGAAGAACTTCCTTATTAACTATTACAATAGGATCAAAGATTCTTGTGTGAAAGCTGAcaaaatgaccagatctcataaAA ATGTTGCCGATGACTATATCCACACTGCAGCCTGCTTACATAGCCTGGCTTTAGAAGAGCCCACAGTCATCAAAAA GTACCTATTGAAGGTTGCTGAGCTATTTGAAAAACTAAGG AAAGTAGAGGGTCGAGTTTCATCAGATGAAGATTTGAAGCTAACAGAGCTCCTCCGATACTACATGCTCAACATTGAAGCTGCTAAG gaTCTCTTATACAGACGCACCAAAGCCCTCATTGACTATGAGAACTCAAACAAAGCTCTGGATAAGGCCCGGTTAAAGAGCAGAGACGTCAAGTTGGCTGAGGCACACCAGCAGGAGTGCTGCCAGAAATTTGAACAACTTTCTGAATCTGCAAAAGAAG AACTGATAAATTTCAAACGGAAGAGAGTGGCAGCATTTAGAAAGAATCTAATTGAAATGTCTGAACTGGAAATAAAACATGCCAGG AACAATGTCTCCCTTTTGCAGAGCTGTATTGACTTGTTCAAGAATAACTGA